From Haloarcula hispanica ATCC 33960, the proteins below share one genomic window:
- a CDS encoding GNAT family N-acetyltransferase: MYVRDAKNREEVWLLDRIEEMGLDETAFRSRDYVVAIDEESHEKAGFGRIRIHKGDEESVCELTSIGVLPEWRNQGVGAHVIERLVEYAGDEGFDTVYSLTNASEYLSQFGFERIEPAQLPDRLRDRLATKQENIQPDAVPLRVAIDRFEVPGHLRKRFKQASAGESEEPEPEEGPEDFGIDPDEATYKYDTGD, encoded by the coding sequence ATGTACGTCCGGGATGCGAAAAACCGAGAGGAAGTCTGGTTGCTCGACCGTATCGAGGAGATGGGGCTGGACGAGACGGCTTTCAGATCCCGGGACTACGTCGTCGCTATCGACGAGGAGAGCCACGAAAAGGCGGGCTTCGGCCGTATCCGTATCCACAAGGGCGACGAGGAGTCCGTCTGTGAACTGACCAGTATCGGCGTGCTGCCGGAGTGGCGCAACCAGGGGGTCGGCGCACACGTCATCGAGCGCCTGGTCGAGTACGCGGGCGACGAGGGGTTCGACACAGTCTACTCGCTGACGAACGCCTCGGAGTATCTCTCGCAGTTCGGCTTCGAGCGCATCGAACCGGCGCAACTCCCCGACCGGCTCCGGGACCGGCTCGCGACCAAACAGGAGAACATCCAGCCCGACGCGGTGCCGCTCCGGGTGGCCATCGACCGCTTCGAAGTACCGGGGCACCTCCGCAAACGGTTCAAGCAGGCCAGTGCCGGCGAGTCCGAGGAACCCGAGCCGGAGGAGGGACCCGAGGACTTCGGCATCGATCCCGACGAAGCGACCTACAAGTACGACACGGGCGACTGA
- a CDS encoding NUDIX hydrolase has translation MTGDDTPADAEAGDANLTEKINQTNVDKRIASLEAAYDEVPVTEEAFELSPDEYADVFAATRGTGYSGNSVVFVTRDGSEFPELSDQIPDQAAGDTRNRVLLVLGRGADMWALPGGGKGDEYESVQGTAVRRVNEQTGIRCTVSGVAEVVHSKYYPDTDAQGSVHTLDIYLEAEYKKGSLDVDESELVGAAWFAEPPERLTPGAEERFAALLDDE, from the coding sequence ATGACTGGCGACGACACCCCGGCCGACGCGGAGGCCGGCGACGCGAACCTCACAGAGAAAATCAACCAGACGAACGTCGACAAGCGCATTGCGAGCCTGGAAGCGGCCTACGACGAGGTTCCGGTCACCGAGGAGGCCTTCGAGCTGTCGCCCGACGAATACGCTGACGTGTTCGCTGCGACACGCGGGACCGGCTACTCCGGAAACAGCGTCGTGTTCGTCACTCGGGACGGCTCCGAGTTCCCGGAGCTAAGCGACCAGATACCCGATCAGGCGGCCGGCGACACCCGCAACCGCGTTCTGCTGGTGCTGGGCCGCGGCGCTGATATGTGGGCGCTGCCGGGCGGCGGCAAAGGCGACGAATACGAATCGGTACAGGGGACCGCCGTCCGCCGCGTCAACGAACAGACCGGCATCCGCTGTACGGTCTCCGGCGTCGCAGAGGTCGTTCACTCGAAGTACTATCCGGATACCGACGCACAGGGGTCGGTACACACGCTAGACATCTACCTCGAAGCGGAGTACAAGAAGGGAAGCCTCGATGTGGACGAGTCGGAACTCGTTGGAGCGGCGTGGTTCGCGGAGCCGCCCGAGCGGCTCACGCCCGGTGCCGAAGAACGGTTTGCAGCGTTGCTCGACGACGAGTGA
- a CDS encoding branched-chain amino acid ABC transporter ATP-binding protein, protein MSSDALLSVRGLNAAVEGFQVTEDVDLDVNAGEAVGLVGRNGAGKTSTFRGIMGLTPVWSGSVRFRGEELTDIRSELIPKRGIGYQPEDRKLFTGMTVDENFRLPIWTSGKARGIDDEDAVIESVYDVLTELDDRRDAKVQNLSGGQAKMVAIGRALALQPDLLILDEPLEGLAPVVVESLKRYIREINDRDIAVLIAESNVTHVPDVVDRLYVIERGDIVASGDPEELAADEDIQKLMQGSGTE, encoded by the coding sequence ATGAGTAGCGACGCCCTGCTGTCCGTCCGCGGTCTCAACGCCGCCGTCGAGGGGTTTCAGGTGACCGAGGACGTCGACCTCGACGTAAACGCCGGCGAGGCGGTCGGCCTCGTCGGCCGGAACGGGGCCGGCAAGACGAGTACCTTCCGGGGCATCATGGGCCTGACGCCAGTCTGGAGCGGCTCGGTCCGGTTCCGCGGCGAGGAGCTGACCGACATCCGATCGGAGCTGATTCCCAAGCGGGGCATCGGCTACCAGCCCGAGGACCGGAAGCTGTTCACCGGGATGACTGTCGACGAAAACTTCCGGCTCCCCATCTGGACCAGTGGGAAGGCCCGCGGTATCGACGACGAGGACGCGGTCATCGAGAGCGTCTACGACGTGCTGACCGAACTCGACGACCGCCGGGACGCGAAGGTCCAGAACCTCAGTGGCGGCCAGGCAAAGATGGTCGCTATTGGCCGGGCGCTAGCGCTTCAGCCCGACCTGCTCATCCTCGACGAACCGCTGGAGGGGCTAGCCCCGGTCGTCGTCGAGAGCCTCAAACGCTACATCCGGGAGATTAACGACCGCGACATCGCGGTGCTCATCGCGGAGTCCAACGTCACGCACGTCCCCGATGTCGTCGACCGCCTGTACGTCATCGAACGGGGCGACATCGTCGCCAGCGGCGACCCGGAGGAGTTGGCGGCCGACGAAGACATCCAGAAATTGATGCAGGGGAGCGGTACGGAGTAG
- a CDS encoding sugar phosphate nucleotidyltransferase, which produces MKAIVLAGGYATRLWPVTKNRPKMLLPVGETTVIDRILGELEKDDRISDVFVSTNQRFADDFRDHIAASSFEKPSLTVEETAEEDEKFGVVGALAQLVDREGLGDEDLLVIAGDNLISFDIADFVDYFEQYGDPTLAAYDVGSREKASSYGLIELDGEEVTDFQEKPDDPNSTLVSIACYAFPADAIRFNEYLEDGNNPDEPGWFIQWLVDDGPVRAFTFDDAWYDIGTPESYLEAVAWELDGDNVVAEDATIENTTLGENVHVLSGAEIVNSSLDGTIVFPDTTILDSDIRESIIDRDTQVESLDLAGALIGAHTQLTNGD; this is translated from the coding sequence ATGAAAGCGATTGTCCTCGCAGGCGGGTACGCCACCCGGCTCTGGCCTGTCACCAAGAACCGGCCCAAAATGCTGCTTCCAGTCGGTGAGACGACTGTCATCGACCGGATTCTGGGCGAACTGGAGAAGGACGATCGCATCTCGGACGTGTTCGTCAGTACGAATCAGCGCTTTGCCGACGACTTCCGGGACCACATCGCCGCGAGTAGTTTCGAGAAGCCGTCCCTGACCGTCGAGGAAACCGCCGAAGAGGACGAGAAGTTCGGCGTCGTCGGCGCGCTCGCCCAACTGGTCGACCGGGAGGGGCTCGGCGACGAGGACCTGCTGGTCATCGCCGGCGACAACCTCATCAGCTTCGACATCGCCGATTTCGTCGATTACTTCGAGCAGTACGGCGACCCCACGCTCGCCGCCTACGATGTCGGCTCGCGGGAGAAGGCGAGTTCCTACGGCCTCATCGAACTGGACGGCGAGGAAGTCACGGACTTTCAAGAGAAGCCCGACGACCCCAACAGCACGCTCGTCTCGATTGCCTGCTACGCGTTCCCGGCCGATGCGATTCGCTTCAACGAGTATCTCGAAGATGGAAACAACCCCGACGAACCCGGCTGGTTCATCCAGTGGCTCGTCGACGACGGTCCGGTCCGGGCGTTCACCTTCGACGACGCCTGGTACGACATCGGGACGCCCGAAAGCTATCTGGAGGCCGTCGCGTGGGAACTCGACGGCGACAACGTCGTCGCAGAGGACGCCACCATCGAGAACACCACGCTCGGCGAGAACGTCCACGTCCTCTCGGGGGCAGAAATCGTCAACTCCAGCCTCGACGGCACCATCGTGTTCCCGGACACGACCATCCTCGATTCGGACATCCGCGAGTCGATTATCGACCGGGATACGCAGGTCGAGAGTCTGGACCTCGCCGGAGCGCTCATCGGCGCACACACACAGTTGACGAACGGCGACTGA
- the mce gene encoding methylmalonyl-CoA epimerase produces the protein MRFDHAGIATDDAAPLVELFAEAFETPVVHEETFDGLQVTFLEMGNGYFELLEPLPDADGAIPRYLDSNGPGIHHVALETDDIAAALETVSDCGIDLIDEKPRPGAWGHDVAFLHPKTTGGVLVELVEH, from the coding sequence ATGCGATTCGACCACGCCGGTATCGCAACTGACGACGCCGCTCCGCTCGTGGAACTGTTCGCCGAGGCTTTCGAAACACCGGTCGTCCACGAGGAGACGTTCGACGGCCTGCAGGTGACGTTTCTAGAGATGGGCAACGGGTACTTCGAACTGTTGGAACCGCTGCCGGACGCCGACGGCGCGATTCCCAGATATCTCGACAGCAACGGCCCGGGTATCCATCACGTCGCCCTGGAGACAGACGACATCGCTGCCGCGCTAGAGACAGTCAGTGACTGCGGCATCGACCTCATAGACGAGAAGCCGCGGCCCGGCGCGTGGGGACACGACGTGGCCTTTCTCCATCCGAAGACGACCGGCGGGGTGCTCGTGGAGTTAGTCGAACACTAA
- a CDS encoding ABC transporter ATP-binding protein, which produces MLEARNLRKSFGELVATDDITLEFGKEDGELVFIVGPNGAGKTTFINLLTGFLSPDEGSIVLDGDDITGMSANGRVDAGIARSFQVVKVFEEMTVRENLRTVVLTEQGKTWSLFSMADGHEEVEKQVDELLAKFRLEDAADTIAEELPHGDRKLLDVAMSFGLDPDYLLLDEPTSGVSTREKEYVIETIVEVGRAEGVTTVTIEHDMDIVTEYADRVVALHQGTVHGVGPPTMLETDDELRRLLLGVGDDE; this is translated from the coding sequence ATGCTCGAAGCACGCAATCTGCGGAAGTCATTCGGTGAACTGGTCGCGACTGACGACATCACGCTTGAGTTCGGGAAAGAGGACGGCGAACTCGTCTTCATCGTCGGCCCGAACGGGGCCGGGAAGACGACGTTCATCAACCTGCTGACCGGCTTTCTCTCGCCGGACGAGGGCTCCATCGTCCTCGACGGCGACGACATCACCGGCATGTCGGCAAACGGGCGCGTCGACGCCGGCATCGCCCGGAGCTTCCAGGTCGTCAAGGTGTTCGAGGAGATGACGGTCCGGGAGAACCTCCGGACGGTGGTGCTGACCGAACAGGGCAAGACCTGGAGCCTTTTCTCGATGGCCGACGGTCACGAGGAGGTCGAAAAACAGGTCGATGAACTGCTTGCGAAGTTCCGGCTCGAAGACGCGGCCGATACCATTGCCGAGGAACTGCCCCACGGCGACCGGAAGCTACTGGACGTAGCGATGTCGTTCGGTCTCGACCCGGACTACCTCCTGCTCGACGAGCCGACCTCCGGGGTGTCGACCCGCGAGAAGGAGTACGTCATCGAGACCATCGTCGAGGTCGGCCGAGCCGAGGGCGTCACGACGGTCACCATCGAGCACGACATGGACATCGTCACCGAGTACGCCGACCGCGTCGTCGCCCTCCATCAGGGGACCGTCCACGGGGTCGGTCCGCCGACGATGCTCGAAACGGACGACGAACTCCGACGGCTCCTCCTGGGGGTGGGTGACGATGAGTAG
- a CDS encoding FKBP-type peptidyl-prolyl cis-trans isomerase has product MPIEPGDGVTIEYVGRFEDGSVFDTSRPEVAREHGLIEAQGVEASEYAPLSFTVGAGDIIEGIDEAIVGMTAGEEATVTVPPAKAYGEFQADRVREYDPETFEGMVGKEPEVGLHVEAENGLHGDVTAVRDDAVEVDFNHELSGKTLVFDIEVVDVR; this is encoded by the coding sequence ATGCCAATCGAACCGGGAGACGGCGTCACCATCGAGTACGTCGGCCGCTTCGAGGACGGGAGCGTCTTCGATACGTCACGTCCCGAAGTCGCCAGAGAGCACGGACTCATCGAGGCACAGGGCGTCGAGGCGAGCGAGTACGCACCGCTTTCCTTCACCGTCGGTGCAGGGGATATCATCGAAGGGATCGACGAGGCCATCGTCGGAATGACTGCGGGTGAGGAGGCCACTGTCACGGTGCCTCCGGCGAAAGCCTACGGGGAGTTCCAGGCCGACCGCGTCCGCGAGTACGACCCCGAGACGTTCGAGGGTATGGTCGGAAAAGAGCCGGAGGTCGGGCTCCACGTCGAGGCCGAGAACGGCCTGCACGGGGACGTGACTGCGGTCCGTGACGACGCTGTCGAGGTGGATTTCAACCACGAACTGTCCGGCAAGACGCTCGTGTTCGATATCGAAGTCGTCGACGTCAGATAA
- a CDS encoding acyl-CoA mutase large subunit family protein codes for MFDPDELEEIRESKAQWEEDDVQPTVDRFGERKETFTTDTEGHEVDRLYTPEDISDLDYEEDLGFPGQEPYTRGVYPTGYRGRLWTMRQYAGMGTATETNERFNYLLDQGQTGLSMAFDLPTQMGYDSDHAMAAGEVGKTGVAIDSLDDMETVFDGIPLDEVSTSMTINAPASVLLAMYIAVGDKQGVDREELRGTIQNDVLKEYIARNTFIYPPEPSMRLITDIFEFCAAETPNFNTISISGYHIREAGSTAAQEIAFTLGDGIEYVEAAIEAGLDVDEFAPQLSFFFASYNNIFEEVAKFRAARRLWAKIMDERFDAQNPKSKQLKFHTQTAGSTLTAQQIENNVVRVSYQALAAVLGGTQSLHTNGKDEAIGLPTEQSVRTALRTQQILAHESGAADTIDPLAGSYYVESLTDELEAEARDLIEEVDDRGGMRRSIEEQWVQRQIQDVAFERQREQEAGERIIVGVNEYQVEEEGEQDIEEVDEAVEQAQQDNVATVREERDEEAVEAKLDALRGAAEGDENVMPYIIDAVKVYATTGEVCDVLRDVFGEYQPGSSM; via the coding sequence ATGTTTGACCCCGACGAGCTGGAAGAGATACGGGAGTCGAAGGCTCAGTGGGAGGAAGACGACGTCCAGCCCACCGTCGACCGCTTTGGCGAACGCAAGGAGACGTTCACCACGGACACCGAGGGACACGAAGTAGACCGTCTGTACACCCCTGAAGACATCTCCGATCTCGACTACGAAGAGGATCTGGGCTTCCCCGGCCAGGAACCGTACACCCGCGGCGTGTATCCGACCGGCTATCGAGGCCGACTCTGGACGATGCGCCAGTACGCCGGGATGGGAACTGCGACGGAGACCAACGAGCGGTTCAACTACCTACTCGACCAGGGCCAGACTGGGCTCTCGATGGCCTTTGACCTGCCCACCCAGATGGGTTACGACTCCGACCACGCGATGGCTGCCGGCGAAGTCGGCAAAACCGGCGTCGCCATCGACTCGCTGGACGACATGGAGACCGTGTTCGACGGCATCCCGTTGGACGAGGTGTCGACCAGCATGACCATCAACGCCCCCGCGTCGGTGCTGCTGGCGATGTACATCGCCGTCGGCGACAAGCAGGGCGTCGACCGCGAGGAACTCCGCGGGACCATCCAGAACGACGTTCTCAAGGAGTACATCGCCCGGAACACGTTCATCTACCCGCCGGAGCCGTCGATGCGGCTCATCACCGACATCTTCGAGTTCTGCGCCGCCGAGACGCCGAATTTCAACACCATCTCCATCTCGGGGTATCACATCCGCGAGGCCGGCTCGACGGCTGCTCAGGAAATCGCGTTCACGCTGGGGGACGGCATCGAGTACGTCGAGGCAGCCATCGAGGCCGGCCTCGATGTCGACGAGTTCGCCCCGCAACTGTCGTTCTTTTTTGCCTCCTACAACAACATCTTCGAGGAGGTGGCGAAGTTCCGGGCCGCGCGTCGCCTCTGGGCGAAAATCATGGACGAGCGCTTCGACGCCCAGAACCCCAAGTCCAAGCAACTGAAGTTCCACACTCAGACCGCCGGCTCGACGCTGACCGCCCAGCAGATCGAGAACAACGTCGTCCGCGTGTCCTACCAGGCACTCGCGGCGGTCCTCGGCGGGACCCAGAGCCTCCACACCAACGGCAAGGACGAGGCCATCGGCCTGCCGACCGAGCAGTCTGTCAGGACTGCGCTGCGGACCCAGCAAATACTCGCCCACGAATCCGGCGCGGCCGACACAATCGACCCGTTAGCCGGCAGCTACTACGTCGAGTCGCTGACCGACGAACTCGAAGCCGAGGCCCGCGACCTCATCGAGGAGGTCGACGACCGCGGCGGGATGCGCCGCTCCATCGAGGAGCAGTGGGTCCAGCGCCAGATCCAGGACGTGGCCTTCGAGCGCCAGCGCGAACAGGAGGCCGGCGAGCGCATCATCGTCGGCGTCAACGAGTATCAGGTCGAAGAAGAAGGAGAACAGGACATCGAAGAGGTCGACGAGGCCGTCGAACAGGCCCAGCAAGACAACGTGGCTACCGTCCGGGAGGAGCGCGACGAGGAGGCCGTCGAGGCGAAACTCGACGCGCTCCGGGGGGCCGCCGAGGGCGACGAGAACGTCATGCCCTACATCATCGACGCCGTGAAGGTGTACGCCACGACCGGCGAGGTGTGTGACGTGCTCCGGGACGTGTTCGGCGAGTACCAGCCCGGTTCGTCGATGTAA
- a CDS encoding diphthine--ammonia ligase, translating into MTDGAWVSLFSGGKDSSWALYRALERGHPVEHLVTVHPEGDSYMYHVPATRLARLAAESIGIPLVEIEPDDFEADDVLDSGDQGDAELEPLEAALRELDAELDGGITGVTAGAVESEYQTTRIESMADRLEANVFAPLWQENPRDLADAMLDAGFEIRIIRVAAYGLDESWLGRTLDADALDELEALNDEYGVHILGEGGEFETLVTDGPHMDRRIELEYETEWDGSRGTLQIEDAWLA; encoded by the coding sequence ATGACAGACGGCGCGTGGGTTTCGCTGTTCTCCGGCGGCAAAGACTCCTCGTGGGCGTTGTACCGGGCACTGGAACGGGGCCACCCTGTCGAACATCTGGTGACGGTCCACCCGGAGGGCGACTCCTACATGTACCACGTTCCGGCGACTCGACTGGCCCGCCTGGCCGCCGAGAGCATCGGTATCCCACTGGTGGAAATCGAGCCCGATGACTTCGAGGCCGACGACGTGCTCGACTCCGGCGACCAGGGCGACGCCGAACTCGAACCGCTGGAGGCCGCGCTACGCGAACTCGACGCCGAACTGGACGGCGGCATCACCGGCGTCACCGCTGGCGCAGTCGAGAGCGAGTACCAGACGACCCGCATCGAATCGATGGCCGACCGCCTCGAAGCCAACGTGTTCGCGCCGCTGTGGCAAGAGAACCCACGCGACCTCGCCGACGCGATGCTCGACGCCGGCTTCGAGATACGGATCATCCGCGTGGCCGCCTACGGGCTCGATGAGTCCTGGCTGGGTCGCACGCTCGATGCCGACGCGCTCGACGAACTGGAGGCGCTCAACGACGAGTACGGCGTCCATATTCTCGGCGAAGGCGGCGAGTTCGAGACGCTCGTCACCGACGGGCCACACATGGACCGCCGGATCGAACTGGAGTACGAGACGGAGTGGGACGGCAGTCGCGGGACGCTACAGATCGAAGACGCGTGGCTGGCGTAA
- a CDS encoding DUF373 family protein, producing the protein MTTLVVCIDRDSPAAAACPVVGRDAVESLITQTGVVDPEDSRVNCLLEGLAVADELEAEGSSPVLAVVGGGSDSVGSDREIASQIDDLVAKHDPDSAVVVVDSADDERLVPIIESRVQVDAVDRVVVRQARDIESTYYLLKQFLADEELRKTVLVPVGIIMLAFPLLLVVTSPTIAVGAIAAAIGVFLIYKGLGIDAYLSRLPSQTREALYSGQVSLVTYVVAAGLSLVGIFAGVLGVSAVGDISPFLLANRFAFASVPWLTGAALAASLGRLLDELIQQEGVRSAYVNLPFGAVAVGLVVRGFSAYFLERGGVFEPFQVPETNLGIVQVQGFILEAGTRLGLFILAGILISIVGVRVATYVSHTDIEDELVE; encoded by the coding sequence GTGACTACGCTGGTGGTGTGTATCGACAGGGACAGTCCGGCCGCAGCGGCGTGTCCCGTCGTCGGCCGCGACGCCGTCGAGTCACTCATCACGCAGACGGGCGTCGTAGACCCGGAAGACAGCCGGGTCAACTGTTTGCTGGAAGGGCTCGCGGTCGCGGACGAACTCGAAGCCGAGGGGTCCTCGCCGGTGCTTGCCGTCGTCGGCGGCGGGAGCGACAGTGTCGGCTCGGACCGGGAGATCGCCAGCCAGATCGACGACCTGGTCGCCAAGCACGACCCGGACTCCGCGGTCGTCGTCGTCGACAGTGCCGACGACGAGCGGCTGGTTCCCATCATCGAGAGTCGCGTCCAGGTCGACGCCGTCGACCGGGTCGTCGTTCGTCAGGCCCGCGACATCGAATCCACGTACTACCTGCTCAAGCAGTTCCTGGCCGACGAGGAACTGCGCAAGACGGTGCTGGTCCCCGTCGGGATCATCATGCTCGCGTTCCCGCTGTTGCTCGTCGTCACCAGCCCGACCATCGCCGTCGGCGCTATCGCGGCCGCCATCGGCGTGTTCCTCATCTACAAGGGACTGGGTATCGACGCATACCTCTCCCGACTTCCCAGCCAGACCCGGGAAGCCCTGTACTCGGGACAGGTGTCGCTCGTGACCTACGTCGTCGCCGCCGGCCTCTCGCTCGTCGGCATCTTCGCCGGCGTGCTGGGCGTCTCGGCGGTCGGCGATATCAGCCCCTTCCTGCTTGCGAACCGCTTTGCCTTCGCGTCCGTGCCGTGGCTGACCGGCGCGGCGCTGGCCGCTTCGCTCGGTCGCCTGCTGGACGAACTCATCCAGCAGGAAGGGGTCCGGAGCGCGTACGTGAACCTCCCCTTCGGTGCGGTCGCGGTCGGGCTGGTCGTTCGCGGCTTTTCTGCGTACTTCCTCGAACGCGGTGGCGTGTTCGAGCCGTTTCAGGTGCCGGAGACGAACCTCGGCATCGTTCAGGTCCAGGGGTTCATACTGGAGGCGGGGACCCGCCTCGGGCTGTTCATCCTCGCAGGTATCCTCATCAGCATCGTCGGCGTCCGGGTGGCGACCTACGTCAGCCACACCGATATCGAGGACGAACTGGTGGAATAG
- a CDS encoding helix-turn-helix domain-containing protein, with amino-acid sequence MISLEMDMVQYDCPYIDTTRDYEVSFLAKQWDFHPVERELETRIMVNGADREELDRGLNALEAHDHMESYQLLRRKGDLALIRSRIDETNAMSVIRDHSGYITGPFRIRNGSEIWHVGFDTERVAEGTLSELERDNDYTIRSRESVDLEDYYDLLQNIDSAKRLVDGCRELSDVERDTLEKAVEGGYFDTPRDATLSSLAEEFDVSKMAISKNLRRSQRKILDRVTTAMNDVTE; translated from the coding sequence ATGATCTCGCTCGAGATGGACATGGTCCAGTACGACTGTCCGTATATCGACACAACACGGGACTACGAAGTGTCGTTTCTGGCCAAGCAGTGGGATTTCCACCCTGTCGAGCGGGAGTTGGAGACGCGGATCATGGTCAACGGCGCAGACCGGGAGGAACTGGATCGCGGGCTGAACGCGCTCGAAGCACACGACCACATGGAGTCCTATCAGCTCCTCCGCCGGAAAGGCGACCTGGCGCTCATCCGCTCACGAATCGACGAGACGAACGCGATGAGCGTCATCCGCGACCACAGCGGCTACATTACCGGGCCGTTCCGCATCCGGAACGGGTCGGAAATCTGGCACGTCGGCTTCGATACCGAACGCGTCGCGGAGGGCACCCTGTCTGAACTGGAGCGGGACAACGACTACACCATCCGGTCCCGCGAATCGGTCGACCTCGAAGACTACTACGACCTGCTGCAGAACATCGACTCGGCAAAGCGGCTGGTCGATGGCTGCCGGGAGCTGTCGGATGTGGAGCGGGACACGCTGGAGAAAGCCGTCGAGGGCGGCTACTTCGACACGCCGCGGGACGCCACCCTGTCGTCGCTCGCCGAGGAGTTCGATGTCTCTAAGATGGCTATCTCGAAGAACCTCCGGCGCAGTCAGCGGAAAATCCTCGACCGCGTCACGACGGCGATGAACGACGTGACCGAGTAG
- the sppA gene encoding signal peptide peptidase SppA — protein sequence MAGTDDIVRGLLVVIVVGIGTVLGWVLFVRTPDNLAQLLGVLLVVAVAVATARIGSNVAGSLLPAHNVAEVAVEGPISRDGGGGITSPPVGASADDIVEQIDRADADRGSEALLLKLNTPGGEIVPSEDIRIAAEEFDGPTIAYATDVCASGGYDIAAGCDELWAREGSIVGSIGVVGSRVNAKELADRLGLSYEQFTAGEYKDAGVPLKEMTEDEREYLQGIVDDYYDQFIDTVAEGREMDAETLKDTEARIFLGDEAEERGLVDRLGTRDDVEASLEQRLGEAVTIKEYEPERGLTGKLRGGAQQVAFALGAGIAGVADGDIEGLSFRR from the coding sequence ATGGCGGGCACAGACGACATCGTTCGTGGGTTACTGGTCGTAATTGTGGTCGGTATCGGCACGGTCCTGGGCTGGGTGCTGTTCGTCAGAACGCCCGACAACCTCGCCCAGTTGCTCGGCGTCCTGCTGGTCGTCGCTGTCGCCGTCGCCACCGCCCGTATCGGCAGCAACGTCGCCGGCTCCCTCCTCCCGGCACACAACGTCGCGGAGGTCGCCGTCGAAGGGCCGATCAGCCGTGACGGCGGTGGCGGCATCACCAGTCCACCGGTGGGCGCGTCGGCCGACGACATCGTCGAACAGATAGACCGTGCCGACGCGGACCGCGGCTCAGAGGCGCTGCTCCTGAAACTGAACACGCCGGGCGGCGAAATCGTCCCCAGCGAGGACATCCGCATCGCCGCCGAGGAGTTCGACGGCCCGACCATCGCCTACGCGACGGATGTCTGTGCCAGCGGCGGCTACGACATCGCCGCCGGCTGTGACGAGCTCTGGGCGCGCGAGGGCTCTATCGTCGGCTCGATCGGCGTCGTCGGCTCGCGGGTCAACGCCAAGGAACTGGCAGACCGCCTGGGCCTCTCCTACGAGCAGTTCACCGCCGGCGAGTACAAGGACGCCGGCGTGCCGTTGAAGGAGATGACCGAGGACGAGCGCGAGTACCTCCAGGGTATCGTCGACGACTACTACGATCAGTTCATCGACACCGTTGCCGAGGGCCGCGAGATGGACGCTGAGACGCTCAAAGATACCGAAGCGCGCATCTTCCTCGGCGACGAGGCGGAAGAACGTGGGCTCGTCGACCGGCTCGGCACGCGTGATGACGTCGAGGCGAGCCTGGAGCAACGGCTGGGCGAGGCTGTGACAATCAAGGAGTACGAACCCGAGCGCGGCCTGACCGGCAAACTCCGCGGAGGCGCACAGCAGGTCGCCTTCGCCCTCGGCGCGGGTATCGCCGGCGTCGCCGACGGCGATATCGAGGGCCTCTCCTTCCGGCGATAG